The Micromonospora violae DNA segment TTGATCAGGTGGGTGATGCAGGCGAACAGGCCCTTGCGTGCCTGGGGTGCCATGGCTCGGTGGCCGGAGTAGGTCATGAGCAGGTTCAGGTACTCGTGGGCCGTGTAGGTCTGTTGCCACTCGTAGCGCCGGAATTCGACCGGCCCGAAGCGTGCCGATCGATCGAACTCCGCTGCCTCCTCGGCGGTCTCGTCATCGGTCGTCAGGCGCAGGTCGGGCGGTGTTGTGGGGTCGAAACGTTCGTAGCATCGTTGTGCGTCGGCGAAGAAGGCGTTCGTTCCGCCGGCGATGTGGTGGGTCGAGACGATGCCGAGGGCTCCGCCGGGACGCAGCATGTCCGCTGCCCTGATCATGCGTACCTCGGGGTCAAGCCAGTGGAACGCGGTCGCGGAGAGAACCGCGTCGAAGGTGCCGTCCGAGGGCTGCCAGTCCTCGAACGCCGAGACGACGACGGTGACGTTCGGGAACTGGGCGAGATTGCGTCGGGCGATGGCGACCATGTCGGGGCTGAGGTCCATCGCGACGACGGTGCATCCCAGTTGCGCCAGGGGCAGGGTCGCTTGGCCGGTGCCGCATCCGATCTCCAGCACCCGAGCGTGCGGGCCGAGACCGGCGAGCGTGGCGAGATCGGTGAACAGCGCGGGTGGATAGCTGGGACGGCATCGGTCGTAGAGTTCGGCGTCCTGGCCGAACGTGGTGCGCAGCATTTCTCGGTTGGTGTCGGTCATGGTGGCTGGTTGTCCCTTCAAGCCGCGCAGGCTGGGATGCTCGGACGCCTCGGGCAGGAACGGGCGCACCCGCGACGCCCAGTCGTGGTCAGGCGCCCTTACGGCGGAGATGGCTCGGAATCCGGGGCAGCGTGGTGTCTGCCCTTCGGGTCGGGGATGATCTGGCACGCCTGAGCGATCTCTCCTTCGCGGACAAGTCCGTCGACCGCTTCGATCATCGCGGTGATGCCTGGGCGGGGCGTGATGACCAGGTCCGTGGACCAGAAGTACCTTCCGCCAGCGGCTTCCCCGGTCTGTGTCCACCGGCGGAGTGCCGCATCGATCGCTTGGAGGGTCATGACGGTCGCGTAATAGGTAGGGCCGCCGGTGACGGTTACATAGATGTCTTGGTCCTGAAGTTGCTCCAGATCACTGCTCGGGTCGGCAGGAAAGCGTGCAACGAACCGCTCACGCTCAACGACGAGGAAGGGGCCGTCCTGGGTAACTCTCATGGTGTGCCTCGCTCGGTGCATCGATGTGGCAGACCCGCTCCACCAGCCTCCGACCCGGGTCAGAGGCGATTGCCCGGGGCACCGGCGAGGCGGCTCCTGTGCAGACGACGGCTGATGGCCGAGACTGTAGCGATGTCACCCGATGGTGCGGGCGCCCCGCGCGGGCAGGTCGTCACCGCCGCCCTCCTCGTCGTCGCCGGCGTGCTCGTTCTCTTCGTCCCGGCGGGCAACGAGGGCACAGTTCTCGCGCCCATCAGCGAGGGGCACGGGCTGTCCGCCGTGGACGCGGTCGGCGCCGCGCTGCTGACGGTGGGCGGCACCTGGCTGGAGGTGCTGGTGGTACGTCGCCTGCCGTACCTCGCCCTGCCCCCACGGGCCCTGTTCGGGCTCGGCCTGCTGGCCGGTCTCGGCGTGGGGCTCCTGATCGCCTCGGTCTTCTCGGGATTCTTCTGGTGGTGGGCTGTCGGTGCCGCCCTGCTCGGCATCGCCACCGTCGTCCTCGTCCCTCTCACGGCACGTCGCTGAGGAGGACGCCCCGCAGGAGCGACGGGCTTTGCCACACACGGCGCGGTCCAGGTGCACCGCGAGGTGGCGGCACCTGGACCTACTCGGCGCGGCCGAGTCGCCGTGTCACTTCAGGTGGAACCGCTCGTCGAGCGCGAGTGCCGCCAGCTGCGGCACGGTGAACGGCAGCGTCGTCAACGCCGGCCGGCTCTCATCGAGCCGCACGCCCTGCGCCACGAAGACCACCATGCCGTCCGGGTGCCGGTACGCCGACCACTGGTCGAGCCGGTCGTCGCTGCCCGGTCGGACCACCACGCCGACCCGCGCCGAGCCGACGGTCTCGACCTGACATTCGCCCCGCATGCCCCAGAAAGCCTGGGCCAGGTCGCACGGCTCGGTCGGCAGCGAACTGCCGGCGTCGTGCACCTCGACGATCACGCGCCCGGTGCCGTTGTTCTGCGCCACGGCGACCGAGGAGGAGTAGCTCCACACGTCGACACCGCTCACCCGGTCCTCGAACTGCGCCTGGTGGGTTCGCAGCGTCCGCTGCTCGGCGGGCTGGCCGGGCGGGTCCTCCGGCGTGGTGAAGCCCGCCGGTACGACGGAGACGGCCGCATTGAGCAGCTGGACTCCCTGGTCGTATTTGGTTCCGGCCCGCGCGGTGCGGTCCTCCTGCGGTTGACCGTCCGGCCCGGTGGGCCACGGCTCCTTGGTGTCCCCCGACGTGCCCGCCTGGCCCAGTGGCCCCTGACCCGCCGGTTCGTAGACATGGCCGTCCGGACTGGTGACGGCCGCGAAGCCGGCGACCGCCAGCACGACAGCCGTCGACGCGAGAACCGCCCACACCGCACGTCGACGGAACCGCCCCCGCCGGGCCGCGCCGAGCGTGGCCCCCGTACTCAATGGTGCTGGCGGGGTGAGGCCCGCCATCTCGCTGCGCAGCCCCGCGCGCAACTCTTCCTCGTTCATCGCTCCCCCATCTCGATCCCGCTGTAGGTGGGGCTCAGGAGGCCGCGCAAGGTGTCCAGCCCGCGTGCCGCCTGGCTCTTCACCGTCCCTGGCGAGCACTCCAGCAGCGCCGCGACGTCCTCGATCGGCAGATCCTCCCAGTACCGC contains these protein-coding regions:
- a CDS encoding class I SAM-dependent methyltransferase; amino-acid sequence: MTDTNREMLRTTFGQDAELYDRCRPSYPPALFTDLATLAGLGPHARVLEIGCGTGQATLPLAQLGCTVVAMDLSPDMVAIARRNLAQFPNVTVVVSAFEDWQPSDGTFDAVLSATAFHWLDPEVRMIRAADMLRPGGALGIVSTHHIAGGTNAFFADAQRCYERFDPTTPPDLRLTTDDETAEEAAEFDRSARFGPVEFRRYEWQQTYTAHEYLNLLMTYSGHRAMAPQARKGLFACITHLINDVYSGEITKQYRTRLAIAQKTP